The Leptospira bourretii genomic sequence ACTCAGTGGATGGAGTCATCTCAGTTCGAGAAATTAAATCAGCTCTTTCCAATCTCAAAATCCAAACTGGTGAAAATGAAGTCTATCTTTCTGCGACCGATCTTGAGATCGCCATCAAAACTTCAGTTCCTTCTACCATCGGAGAAAAGGGAATCGCATCGTTACCTGCGAAACAACTATCGAGTATTTTTAAAAACTTAAACTTTGATACAAGTTTACTCACAACCACTGACCAAGCCGAAAACTCAGAGACAACCATCACTGATGCTAGTGGTAAGATGGACACAAAGTTCAAAGTCAACGGAATCGATTCTGAAGATATCAAAACCATCCCGAAAGTGGATGAGGCAAGTGTGGTTGAATTTCCTTGCCAAACCATTCGTGAGATGTTTCGTAAAACTTCTTATGCGATGGCGATTGAAGAAACTCGTTTTGTTTTTAACGGTCTCTTTTTAAAACCCGACAATACAGATTTAATTGTTGTTGGAACGGATGGTCGTCGTCTTTCTAAAATTGTTCGTAAGTTTCCAAAACAATTCCCATTTAAAAATGGAGTGATCATTCCTCACAAAGCGGTTCGTGAAATGCTTAAGATGATGGAAGGAAAAGAAACAGCAAAGATTGGTTTTGTAGAAGAACAAATTTATGTTTCTTCTGGAAACGTAGAATTACTTTTCAAACTCATTGATGGAAACTTTCCTGATTATGAACAAGTGATTCCAAAACAAACTTCAGAATCGGTTCGAGTTGTGAAAGCTGACTTCTTAACATTTTTGAAACAAGCTTTGATTTCTGCAGAAGAACCTTCGAAACAAATTCGTTTGGCTTTTACTAAAGGAAATGTGAACATCAGTTCTTCCAATCCTGGAACAATGATGTTTGATCACAACATGCCAATTGAATACAATGGCGAAGCAATCACCATTGCTTTTAAAGGGGATTATTTAAGTGATGTAGTAAAAGCTGTGGATGATCCAGAAGTCATTTTAGAATTCACAACTTCTAGTGCTCCGGTTCTTTTTAAAGATCCTTCTGATAGCGACTTTGTTTCTGTCATTATGCCAATGAAACTTTAATGTTTCTAAAGAAAATTTACATAAAGAATTTTCGCAACCACGAAGAAACTCAGTTAACATTCAATTCACGTCTTATCTTTTTTATTGGAAACAATGGAGAAGGTAAGACAAACCTTCTCGAATCCATTTCACTACTTTCATACTTAAAAAGTTTTCGCGAATCAGACCAAAACCAACTGCTTCGTTGGGATACAAAAGATACTTTCATTCGTGCTGAATTTGAATCGGAAGAAAATGAGTATTTATTTGAATATGGAATTGAACATTCCTATTCCAAACGAAAGAAACTGAAAGTCAACGGGGAAGAGTTTAAAAAAATCTCTGACTATGTGGGATACTTTCGTTCCATTGTGATGAGTCCACCGGATATCCTCATCATCGAAGATGGGAATGTCGAACGTCGCCGTTTTTTAGATGCCTTTATTTCATCCACCAATCGATATTATTTAAAACAACTCATAGAATATGATCGTTTGATCAAACAAAGAAACGCGGCTCTTAAAAAAGAAAATTCTTCCGATCGGGAAATAGGAATTTGGGATGAACCCATCATCGAACATGATGCGGAAATTCGAGAAATTCGGATGAAGACAATTGAAACTTTAGCCGGTTACTTTCATAAAAATTTACAACAGTTAAGTTCTGGAAAAGATCCCTTCTTTTTAACTTACAAACCAAATATTTCTTCCAAAGAGGAACATAGACAAAAACTAACCGATAATCTACGAAAGGACAGAGCGATCGGTTATACGAGTTGCGGAAATCACCGCGACACACTCCCGATTGGATTTGATGATAAAGATTTGAGTGGGTTTGGTTCCCAAGGCCAAAAACGTAGTGCCGTGATTGCTCTGAAAACTGCCTGTTTCCAAATGATCCGTGATACCACAGGAGAAGCACCTGTCCTATTGATTGATGATATCATTCGGGAACTAGACGTCAAAAGAAGAGAATACTTTGTGAATTTGATTTCGGAATGTGGGCAGGCATTTTTTACCACCACAGATTTAGAAGGAATTCATGAATATGTCGGAAACCTAACACTTGATAAAGAAATCTACCAAGTGGAAGCGGGAAAAGTGAAGGTGTTTGTAGAGAAATGAAAAAAGTCGAACTCTCAGAACTCTTCCAAAGTTTAGAAAAAATGGGTATGGACAGGGAAGCTGTCTTTCGAGACCAAATTCTGAAAACCATACGGCTTCGTTGGAACGAAATTGTTGGCGATTATTTTGGTAAACAGAGTTTTCCGAAAACCATTGAAGGAAAAAAACTCACAGTTGTTTGTCGCCACTCCATGATTTCCCAGGAATTGGAGTTCCAAAAAGCTGAAATTTTAACAAAAGCAAATGTAATTACGAACCCAGTTTTATTGGAAAAAATTCAATTTAAAACAGGAAACGAATTCCAAAATCCCAGGTCTTAAGTCACTTAAATCTCCCCGATTTCACTTGCCCTTCGAGGGTCTTTCTAGGATACTTCCTATAGGGTATCTTATAAATCTATGTCCAACCAAATCGATCCAAACGCCTATTCAGCCTCGAAAATCAAGATCCTAGAGGGTCTAGAAGCGGTCCGAAAACGCCCCGGAATGTATATCGGAACCCAAGATGAGTCCGGCCTACATAAGATGGTTTATGAGGTCGTGGACAACTCTGTGGACGAGGCAATGGCAGGCCATTGTACAGAAATTGACGTCCGCATTTTACCAGACCATATCATAGAAGTTCGGGATAATGGGCGTGGGATTCCTACTGGAATCCACCCGGATAAGGGTAAGTCCACAATTGAAGTTGTGTTAACGATCTTACACGCAGGTGGTAAGTTTGAAAACGATGCCTATAAAGTTTCTGGTGGTTTGCATGGGGTAGGGGTTTCCGTTGTAAACGCCCTTTCCACTTATCTAGAAGTGGAAGTCCACCAAGATGGAAAACTACACTACCAAAAATACCAAGCAGGGGTTCCTGTTGAAGATGTAAAAATCATCGGTGATACAACACACCGTGGAACAGTTGTTCGTTTTAAAGCAGATGATACTATTTTTACCACTGTTGATTTTTCTTTTGACACCCTATCGGCAAGATTTAGAGAAATTGCGTTTTTAAACAAAGGGCTCCTTATTCGGATTGAAGACCAAAGAAAAGAAGAAGTTGCAAAACATGAATTTAAGTTTGATGGAGGAATTGTTTCCTTTGTTGAATACATTACGGAAACAAAACATCCTTTGCACAAAGTTTTGCACTTTGTCGGTGAAAAAGAAAATGTATGGGCAGAGATTGCTCTCCAATACTGCGATACCTATAGCGAAAATATTTTTTGTTTTACCAATGCGATTAATAACAACTTAGGTGGAACTCACTTAGAAGGTTTTAGAACCGCTCTTACGAGAACTTTAAATGACCATTTAAAGAAAGACCAAATCCTTTTCAAAAAACAACCCAATGGTTTACAAGGGGATGATATCAAAGAAGGCCTTTGTGCTGTGATATCTATCAAAATCCCACAACCACAGTTTAACTCACAAACAAAAGAAAAGTTGGTAAATGCAGAAGTAAAAGGACTGATGCAAACCATCACAGGAGAGGGTCTTAATCGATTCTTTGAAGAAAATCCTGCTGTGATCAAAAAGATTTTAGAAAAATGTATTTTAGCTTCCAAAGCAAGGGAAGCAGCAAGACGGGCTCGTGATCTTACAAGACGTAAAACTGTTTTAGAAGGTGGTGGCCTTCCTGGGAAACTTGCCGACTGTTCTGAAAAAGATCCGGAACATTGCGAATTGTATCTTGTCGAGGGAGACTCGGCGGGTGGATCAGCAAAACAAGGAAGAGATAGAAATACCCAAGCCATCCTTCCACTCAAAGGTAAAATTCTAAACGTTGAAAAAGCACGATTGGATAAAATTTTATCGAATGAAGAAATTCGCACATTAATCACAGTTATGGGAACAGGAATTGGTGATGATGAATTCAATGTGGAAAAACTTCGTTATAAAAAAATCATCATTATGACAGATGCGGATGTGGATGGATCCCATATTCGTACACTTTTACTAACTTTTTTCTTTCGATATATGAAACCAATCATCGAACAAGGATCTTTGTTTGTGGCACAACCTCCATTGTATCTTTTGAAGTTTGGAAGAGAAGCAGTCTATGTTTACTCTGACAGGGAAAAGGAAGAAATTCTTAGAGCAAGGCCCAATGACAAAGTTGTGATCCAACGATACAAAGGACTTGGAGAGATGAATCCAGAACAACTTTGGGATACAACTATGGATCCAAAAGAACGTGTTATGTTACAAGTAAAGTTAAAAGACTTTGTGGAAGCAGAAGATACATTCAATATTCTTATGGGTGATGAAGTATCTCCACGTCGTCGTTTCATCGAAGCGAATTCTTACAAAGTTGCAAATTTAGATCTTTAATCGGAATTAGGATAAAAAAATGACCGAACAAAACGGCCAAGAAAACGAATCAAACAAAACCTTAGCACTAAATCTTTCCGGTAGACCAGACGTAGCCGGTGCTCTTAAATCCGGTGTGCGGGTCATTCCGGTAGAAATTGAAGACCAAATGAAGGAAGCTTACCTTGATTATGCGATGAGTGTAATTGTAGGTAGAGCCCTTCCTGATGTTAGAGATGGATTAAAGCCAGTTCATAGACGTATTCTTCATGCGATGAATGAAAGGGCCTGGAGATCGGATCGTCCTTATGTAAAATCTGCGAAAATTGTTGGGGAAGTAATTGGTAACTACCACCCACATGGTGACTCAGCGGTTTACGAAACGATGGTTCGTATGGCCCAGACTTTTTCCATGCGAGAAACTTTGATCGATGGGCAAGGAAACTTTGGATCTGTCGACGGTGATAACGCTGCGGCATATCGTTATACAGAAGCTAAACTTACGAAACTTGCGGAAGAACTTCTAAAAGACATCGAAAAAAATACAGTCAGTTTTTCACCAAACTTTGATGATACAAGACAACAGCCAGATGTCTTACCAGCAAATTTTCCAAATATTTTAGTAAACGGTTCAACAGGGATTGCTGTGGGTATGGCAACTAACATCCCACCGCATAACTTAAAAGAATCGGTTAATGCTGTTATTGCTCTCATTCAAAACCCAGAGATCACACTTCCAGAATTGATGAAAATCATTCCGGGACCTGATTTTCCTACGGGTGGAACCATTATTGGAGGGGAAGGTTTATACCAAGCCTATGCGACAGGAAAAGGTTCCATTCGCATTCGATCCAAAGTTGATATTATCGAAAACAACAAAGGTCGCGAGATTATTGTCATTAATGAAATTCCATACCAAGTAAACAAAAAGAACTTACTCGAAAAAATCGGGGAACTTGTGAATGAGAAAATCATAGAAGGTATCTCTGAAATTTTAGATCTTTCCGATAGAAAGGGAATTCGAGTAGAAATTCATGTTAAAAAAGATGCCAACGCACAAGTCATTTTAAACCAACTTTTCAAACTCACACAACTACAAGTGAGTTATGGAATTACGATGCTTGCGATTTTAAACAATCGCCCAAAAATCTTTTCATTAAAAGAAATTCTAAAATCCTATGCGGATCATAGAAATGAAGTCGTAATCAAACGTACTGAATTTGATTTAGATAAAGCACAAAAAAGAGCCCATATCTTAGAGGGTCTTCGAATTGCTCTCGATAACATTGATGAAGTGATTCGTATCATACGAGCTTCAAAAGATGTAAAAGAAGCTCAAAGTTCCCTCATGGCAACATTTGCTCTCTCAGAAATCCAAGCGGATGCGATTCTGGAAATGCGTTTGCAACGTTTAACTTCTCTAGAAGTGCAAAAGATTATTGAAGAATTAGAGCAGGTTCGACTACTGATCGCTGACTTAGAAGACATCCTTGCCAAACCAGAACGAGTGAAATCCATCATTTGTGATGAGCTTGGTAAGGTTGCACAATCTTTTGGAAATAATCGTTCCACTGAGATTAGTTTGGAATCTTTGGAATCTTCTACTTTTAATGCAGAAGATTTAATCGCAGATGAAGAAGTTGTTGTTCAGTTATCAGAAGATATGTTTATCAAACGTCTTCCAATGGATACGTTCCGTCGCCAAAAACGAGGTGGAAAGGGAGTCCAAGGAATCTCAACAAAAAGGGAAGACTTTGTAAAAAAACTAAGTAGTGCCATGACTCATGATAACTTAATGCTCTTTTCCAATAAAGGTAGAGCTTTCCTTATGAAAGTATATGAACTACCAATTGCTACTAAAGAAGCGCGTGGAAAATCATTAAAAGCAGTGATCAACTTAAATGATGATGAAATCATTACTTCGTTATTCACTTTCAGAAATTTTGATGAATCCTATTTGCTTATGGTAACAAGAGATGGGTTTGTAAAAAAGATCCAATTGGATGAATTCACAAATACTAAAAAATCCGGCATCATTGCTATCGGTCTTCGCGATGGTGATGAACTAATCGATGTAATTGCCAATCCAAGCAACTACGATGTGTTTATTGGAAGTAAAAATGGTCTTGCGATTCGAATGAATTTGAACGAACTTCGCTCGCAAGGTCGAACCGCTTCTGGTGTCACAGCAATGAAGTTGGAAGATGATGATGCGATTGCAGGGATTACAAAAGTGGAACCAGGAACCAATTTATTCTGTGTTTCCGAAAACGGATTTGGAAAACGCACTGACTTTGAAGAATTTTCTACCAAAGGTCGCGGTGGGAAGGGAATGACTTATTTAAAGATAGGTGAAAAGAATGGGCGTGCTGTAGGTGTCTCTTCCGTAAGAGAAGAGGACGAACTTCTCGTCATCACACAATCAGGTATGGCCATCCGAGTCGAAGTGAAAACTATTTCGATGGTGGGAAGGTCTGCCATGGGAGTCAAAGTTGTAAATACCAAAGATGAAGACTTTGTGAAAGACTTTGCTGTTGTTAGAGATACAGAGACCGATTCGGAATAAAGAGGAATTATGATTACCATCGGCGGAGTAACAATCAAAGGTGATGTTGTTCTTTCGCCGATGGCTGGTATATCCGACAGTCCTTACAGGCAAATTACAAGGCGTTTTGGTTCTGCTTTTGCCTATACGGAATTTGTTTCCACAGAGCAGTTGTTACTAGGTAATTCGAAATCTTTGGATATGTTTCGTTATTTAGAAAATGAACGACCCATTTTTTTTCAAATTTTTGGCTCCGACTTAGAAACGGTTGTCAATGCCTCAGAAATTGCAGCATCAAAAAATCCAGACGTCATTGATTTGAATATGGGATGTTCCGTGGCCAAAGTTTCCCACCACGGATCAGGAGCAGGGCTTTTACGCAATGTTCGTTTGGCTGGTGCTATGATCGAAGGAATACGCAAAAAAACAAACCTTCCTGTTACTGCCAAGATTCGGCTTGGTTGGGATTCTCATTCATTAAATTATTTAGAAACAGTCAAAGTATTAGAAGGATCGGGAGCATCGGCTATTTCTGTTCATGGAAGGACAAAGGCAATGGCCTATACTGGTTACGCTGACTGGAATGCAATTGGTGAAATCAAATCCAAAGCCAATGTTCCCATTTTTGGAAATGGAGATGTTGCTAGTTTTTCTGAGGCAATCCGTAAGAAAAAAGAATACGGAGTGGATCTTGTTCTCATTGGTCGCAAGGCAATTGGAAATCCTTGGATTTTTTCAGAAAGACCAAAGGAAAAAGTTGGTTGGTTGGAAATCAAAGAAGTCATTTTGGAACATTTAAACCTAATGTTAAATTTTTATCCTTCCGAAGATG encodes the following:
- the dnaN gene encoding DNA polymerase III subunit beta, with amino-acid sequence MKFTVNTTEFLKAINSVDGVISVREIKSALSNLKIQTGENEVYLSATDLEIAIKTSVPSTIGEKGIASLPAKQLSSIFKNLNFDTSLLTTTDQAENSETTITDASGKMDTKFKVNGIDSEDIKTIPKVDEASVVEFPCQTIREMFRKTSYAMAIEETRFVFNGLFLKPDNTDLIVVGTDGRRLSKIVRKFPKQFPFKNGVIIPHKAVREMLKMMEGKETAKIGFVEEQIYVSSGNVELLFKLIDGNFPDYEQVIPKQTSESVRVVKADFLTFLKQALISAEEPSKQIRLAFTKGNVNISSSNPGTMMFDHNMPIEYNGEAITIAFKGDYLSDVVKAVDDPEVILEFTTSSAPVLFKDPSDSDFVSVIMPMKL
- a CDS encoding DUF721 domain-containing protein, which codes for MKKVELSELFQSLEKMGMDREAVFRDQILKTIRLRWNEIVGDYFGKQSFPKTIEGKKLTVVCRHSMISQELEFQKAEILTKANVITNPVLLEKIQFKTGNEFQNPRS
- a CDS encoding tRNA dihydrouridine synthase, whose amino-acid sequence is MITIGGVTIKGDVVLSPMAGISDSPYRQITRRFGSAFAYTEFVSTEQLLLGNSKSLDMFRYLENERPIFFQIFGSDLETVVNASEIAASKNPDVIDLNMGCSVAKVSHHGSGAGLLRNVRLAGAMIEGIRKKTNLPVTAKIRLGWDSHSLNYLETVKVLEGSGASAISVHGRTKAMAYTGYADWNAIGEIKSKANVPIFGNGDVASFSEAIRKKKEYGVDLVLIGRKAIGNPWIFSERPKEKVGWLEIKEVILEHLNLMLNFYPSEDDYALILFRKHFIRYIENTGFPEEIKRELLSVTNVNQFIDRLESVEMDSKFLEASEIKNENINCETFVSLA
- the gyrB gene encoding DNA topoisomerase (ATP-hydrolyzing) subunit B; its protein translation is MSNQIDPNAYSASKIKILEGLEAVRKRPGMYIGTQDESGLHKMVYEVVDNSVDEAMAGHCTEIDVRILPDHIIEVRDNGRGIPTGIHPDKGKSTIEVVLTILHAGGKFENDAYKVSGGLHGVGVSVVNALSTYLEVEVHQDGKLHYQKYQAGVPVEDVKIIGDTTHRGTVVRFKADDTIFTTVDFSFDTLSARFREIAFLNKGLLIRIEDQRKEEVAKHEFKFDGGIVSFVEYITETKHPLHKVLHFVGEKENVWAEIALQYCDTYSENIFCFTNAINNNLGGTHLEGFRTALTRTLNDHLKKDQILFKKQPNGLQGDDIKEGLCAVISIKIPQPQFNSQTKEKLVNAEVKGLMQTITGEGLNRFFEENPAVIKKILEKCILASKAREAARRARDLTRRKTVLEGGGLPGKLADCSEKDPEHCELYLVEGDSAGGSAKQGRDRNTQAILPLKGKILNVEKARLDKILSNEEIRTLITVMGTGIGDDEFNVEKLRYKKIIIMTDADVDGSHIRTLLLTFFFRYMKPIIEQGSLFVAQPPLYLLKFGREAVYVYSDREKEEILRARPNDKVVIQRYKGLGEMNPEQLWDTTMDPKERVMLQVKLKDFVEAEDTFNILMGDEVSPRRRFIEANSYKVANLDL
- the recF gene encoding DNA replication/repair protein RecF (All proteins in this family for which functions are known are DNA-binding proteins that assist the filamentation of RecA onto DNA for the initiation of recombination or recombinational repair.), with translation MFLKKIYIKNFRNHEETQLTFNSRLIFFIGNNGEGKTNLLESISLLSYLKSFRESDQNQLLRWDTKDTFIRAEFESEENEYLFEYGIEHSYSKRKKLKVNGEEFKKISDYVGYFRSIVMSPPDILIIEDGNVERRRFLDAFISSTNRYYLKQLIEYDRLIKQRNAALKKENSSDREIGIWDEPIIEHDAEIREIRMKTIETLAGYFHKNLQQLSSGKDPFFLTYKPNISSKEEHRQKLTDNLRKDRAIGYTSCGNHRDTLPIGFDDKDLSGFGSQGQKRSAVIALKTACFQMIRDTTGEAPVLLIDDIIRELDVKRREYFVNLISECGQAFFTTTDLEGIHEYVGNLTLDKEIYQVEAGKVKVFVEK
- the gyrA gene encoding DNA gyrase subunit A codes for the protein MTEQNGQENESNKTLALNLSGRPDVAGALKSGVRVIPVEIEDQMKEAYLDYAMSVIVGRALPDVRDGLKPVHRRILHAMNERAWRSDRPYVKSAKIVGEVIGNYHPHGDSAVYETMVRMAQTFSMRETLIDGQGNFGSVDGDNAAAYRYTEAKLTKLAEELLKDIEKNTVSFSPNFDDTRQQPDVLPANFPNILVNGSTGIAVGMATNIPPHNLKESVNAVIALIQNPEITLPELMKIIPGPDFPTGGTIIGGEGLYQAYATGKGSIRIRSKVDIIENNKGREIIVINEIPYQVNKKNLLEKIGELVNEKIIEGISEILDLSDRKGIRVEIHVKKDANAQVILNQLFKLTQLQVSYGITMLAILNNRPKIFSLKEILKSYADHRNEVVIKRTEFDLDKAQKRAHILEGLRIALDNIDEVIRIIRASKDVKEAQSSLMATFALSEIQADAILEMRLQRLTSLEVQKIIEELEQVRLLIADLEDILAKPERVKSIICDELGKVAQSFGNNRSTEISLESLESSTFNAEDLIADEEVVVQLSEDMFIKRLPMDTFRRQKRGGKGVQGISTKREDFVKKLSSAMTHDNLMLFSNKGRAFLMKVYELPIATKEARGKSLKAVINLNDDEIITSLFTFRNFDESYLLMVTRDGFVKKIQLDEFTNTKKSGIIAIGLRDGDELIDVIANPSNYDVFIGSKNGLAIRMNLNELRSQGRTASGVTAMKLEDDDAIAGITKVEPGTNLFCVSENGFGKRTDFEEFSTKGRGGKGMTYLKIGEKNGRAVGVSSVREEDELLVITQSGMAIRVEVKTISMVGRSAMGVKVVNTKDEDFVKDFAVVRDTETDSE